A window of Pedobacter lusitanus contains these coding sequences:
- the lpdA gene encoding dihydrolipoyl dehydrogenase — MQYDVVIIGSGPGGYVSAIRCAQLGLKTAVIEKYKTFGGTCLNVGCIPSKALLDSSEHYHNAAHTFTTHGIDLKDLSVNMSQMIARKDDVVAQNTAGITYLFKKNKIDSFEGLGSFVDKNTIKITKTDGTSETITAKNVVIASGSKPTALPFLPVDKKRIITSTEALNIKEVPKTMIVIGGGVIGLELGSVYARLGTKVSVVEYLPTIIATMDGGLGKELQRVLKKSLGMEFFMGHKVTGATAKGKKVTVSALNAKGEEVSLEADYCIVAVGRTAYTTGLGLENIGIKTEERGNKIPVNAHLETAVPGVYAIGDVITGAMLAHKAEDEGVFVAETIAGQKPHINYNLIPGVVYTWPEVASVGYTEEQLKEKGVKYKAGSFPFKASGRAKASMDTDGFVKVLADESTDEILGVHMIGPRAADMIAEAVVAMEFRASAEDIARICHAHPTYTEAIKEAAMAATANRAIHM; from the coding sequence ATGCAATACGACGTCGTTATTATTGGTTCTGGTCCTGGTGGTTATGTTAGCGCAATAAGATGTGCACAATTAGGGTTGAAAACAGCAGTTATAGAAAAATATAAAACTTTTGGTGGAACTTGCTTAAATGTAGGTTGTATTCCATCTAAAGCATTGTTAGACTCTTCAGAGCATTATCATAATGCTGCTCATACCTTCACTACTCATGGTATTGACCTGAAAGATCTGAGTGTGAATATGTCACAAATGATCGCCCGTAAGGACGATGTGGTAGCGCAAAATACAGCAGGTATTACTTACCTGTTCAAAAAGAATAAAATTGACAGTTTTGAAGGATTAGGATCTTTTGTAGATAAAAACACAATTAAGATTACTAAAACTGACGGAACATCAGAAACGATCACAGCTAAAAATGTAGTGATTGCATCAGGATCTAAGCCTACTGCATTACCATTTTTACCAGTTGATAAGAAAAGAATTATTACTTCAACAGAAGCATTGAATATCAAAGAAGTTCCAAAAACGATGATCGTTATTGGTGGTGGTGTAATCGGACTGGAATTAGGTTCTGTTTACGCCCGTCTGGGAACTAAAGTTTCTGTAGTTGAATACCTGCCAACAATTATTGCTACTATGGATGGCGGTCTGGGTAAAGAATTACAACGTGTTTTAAAGAAATCACTGGGTATGGAGTTCTTTATGGGACATAAAGTAACCGGTGCAACTGCAAAGGGTAAAAAAGTAACTGTTTCTGCATTGAACGCTAAAGGCGAAGAAGTGAGTTTAGAGGCTGATTACTGTATCGTTGCTGTTGGCCGTACTGCTTATACTACAGGATTAGGTCTGGAAAACATTGGGATCAAAACTGAAGAACGTGGTAATAAGATTCCGGTTAACGCACATTTAGAGACTGCTGTACCAGGTGTATATGCTATCGGTGACGTAATTACAGGAGCAATGCTTGCGCATAAAGCGGAAGATGAAGGTGTTTTTGTAGCTGAGACTATTGCTGGTCAGAAACCACATATTAATTATAACCTGATCCCGGGAGTTGTTTATACCTGGCCTGAGGTTGCATCAGTAGGTTATACTGAAGAGCAGCTGAAAGAAAAAGGTGTAAAATATAAAGCAGGTTCTTTCCCTTTCAAAGCGAGTGGACGTGCTAAGGCAAGCATGGATACTGACGGTTTTGTAAAGGTGCTGGCAGATGAGTCTACAGATGAGATATTAGGTGTTCATATGATTGGCCCACGTGCTGCTGATATGATTGCTGAAGCTGTTGTAGCTATGGAATTCCGTGCTTCTGCAGAAGATATCGCAAGAATCTGTCATGCTCACCCAACATATACTGAAGCTATTAAAGAAGCTGCTATGGCGGCAACTGCGAACAGAGCAATTCATATGTAA
- a CDS encoding head GIN domain-containing protein — translation MKKLNSLLLLALIVFGYNAKASGPIKITRSFNEEERPIGTFKGVATGGALAVKITMGNKESLRLEGDQEAIANLVTEVSGGILTIKPKTKWSEWSRRYNRSQVTVYITAKKITSLTMSGSGNMDVENTINSPELVATLSGSGGITANINVKSFTGTISGSGSMKLSGKADDSNLTLSGSGGFKGKEFAVNDLSAQISGSAGIYITANKTIEAVISGSGNIRYAGNATVKKTVIGSGSIRKD, via the coding sequence ATGAAGAAATTAAATAGTTTACTCTTACTGGCTCTTATAGTGTTTGGTTATAACGCTAAAGCCAGCGGTCCGATTAAGATCACCAGATCATTCAACGAAGAAGAAAGACCGATCGGAACCTTTAAAGGTGTGGCCACAGGCGGTGCTCTGGCTGTGAAAATTACCATGGGTAATAAAGAATCCCTTCGTCTTGAAGGCGATCAGGAAGCTATTGCCAATCTGGTTACAGAAGTCAGTGGCGGAATTTTGACCATTAAACCAAAAACCAAATGGAGTGAGTGGTCAAGGAGATACAACCGTTCACAGGTAACAGTATATATTACAGCTAAAAAGATCACCTCTTTAACCATGAGCGGATCAGGTAATATGGATGTTGAAAACACCATTAATTCACCAGAACTCGTGGCTACCCTGAGCGGCTCAGGAGGGATTACTGCCAATATAAATGTCAAATCATTTACAGGCACAATCAGCGGCTCAGGTTCCATGAAATTAAGTGGCAAAGCCGATGACTCAAATCTCACCTTAAGTGGCTCAGGAGGCTTTAAAGGAAAGGAATTTGCTGTTAATGACCTATCTGCACAAATCAGTGGTTCAGCTGGTATTTATATTACAGCAAACAAAACCATTGAAGCAGTAATCAGTGGTTCGGGCAATATCAGATATGCAGGTAATGCAACCGTTAAAAAGACAGTAATCGGATCAGGCAGTATTAGAAAAGACTAA
- a CDS encoding GtrA family protein, protein MPQNKFSISSLSSLLTPKFLAFIKFGITGVSGLIIDFSLTWFFKDEMNFNKFVANGIGFTAAVVSNYIIHRNWTFKDNKSKTGMQFTAFFTVSLIGLFLNSAIIFLLNNMLFVNFYISKAAAIFIVFFWNFSANYFFVFKSPDKEKSI, encoded by the coding sequence ATGCCGCAAAACAAATTCAGTATATCTTCTCTTTCTTCTTTATTAACGCCAAAATTTCTGGCGTTTATTAAATTTGGAATCACAGGAGTATCCGGACTGATCATAGATTTTTCATTGACCTGGTTTTTTAAGGATGAAATGAATTTTAATAAATTCGTTGCTAACGGGATAGGGTTTACTGCGGCTGTTGTCAGTAATTATATTATTCACCGTAACTGGACATTTAAGGATAATAAATCAAAAACAGGAATGCAGTTTACTGCCTTTTTTACGGTTTCATTAATTGGCCTGTTTTTAAATTCGGCTATCATATTTCTATTAAATAATATGCTGTTTGTGAACTTTTATATCAGTAAAGCAGCAGCGATATTCATTGTTTTTTTCTGGAATTTCAGTGCCAACTATTTCTTTGTTTTTAAATCTCCTGACAAAGAAAAATCAATCTAA
- a CDS encoding M1 family metallopeptidase encodes MKRLFLSTIIVLSAFLHADAQLLKGKHNFSRADTLRGMLTPLRTCYDINYYHLDVKVDIDHKSVTGSNEFNFTATTDFKQLQFDLFSNLKIEKVVYKNEELPFKREFNAVFITFPSTIKKGVKDKFEVFYSGSPVIARNPPWDGGFIFSKDKSGAPWVSVACQGFGASSWWPTKDHQSDEVDSVLISISVPKDLQEVSNGRLRSVTDLPDNYKKYNWFVSNPINNYNITFYIGKYAHWTDLYKGENGDLTLDYWALKADSAVARPHWDADVKPMLKAFEHWFGPYPFYKDGYKLVQSPHLGMEHQSAVAYGNEFKMGYRGNDLSGSGWGLKFDFITVHESGHEWFGNNITSKDIADMWIHESFTNYSEALMTEYLYGKKASTEYVVGIRAKIQNDVPIIGNYNVNSEGSGDMYYKGANMLHTIRQLMQNDEKFRQLLRGLNKTFYHQTVTTAQIENYMIKESGLKLSKIFDQYLRTTKVPVLDYYIKNDQLNYRWTNVVNGFSMPVKVSLTPGNFSFIYPAEQWKTVNVKDITEGNFIADPNFYILVKKSK; translated from the coding sequence ATGAAAAGATTATTTCTAAGTACAATTATTGTGCTCTCAGCATTCCTGCATGCGGATGCACAGCTTTTAAAAGGGAAACATAATTTTTCCCGTGCTGACACATTGAGAGGAATGCTGACTCCGCTGCGTACCTGCTATGACATCAATTACTACCACCTTGATGTAAAAGTAGATATTGACCATAAGTCAGTAACCGGAAGTAATGAATTCAATTTTACTGCGACTACAGATTTCAAACAACTGCAATTTGACCTGTTCAGTAATCTTAAAATTGAGAAAGTAGTTTACAAAAATGAAGAACTGCCATTCAAAAGAGAGTTCAATGCTGTTTTCATCACTTTTCCTTCCACTATTAAAAAGGGCGTAAAAGATAAATTCGAAGTCTTTTATTCGGGTAGTCCGGTTATAGCAAGAAATCCACCATGGGATGGCGGTTTTATTTTCAGTAAAGACAAATCTGGTGCCCCCTGGGTTTCCGTAGCCTGTCAGGGTTTTGGTGCAAGCTCATGGTGGCCAACCAAAGACCATCAGAGTGATGAAGTAGATAGTGTCCTGATCAGTATCAGTGTTCCAAAAGATTTGCAGGAAGTATCCAATGGGCGCCTACGCAGTGTAACTGACCTGCCAGATAATTACAAAAAGTACAACTGGTTTGTAAGTAATCCGATCAACAATTATAACATTACCTTTTATATTGGAAAATACGCACACTGGACGGACCTCTATAAGGGAGAAAACGGAGATCTTACTTTAGATTACTGGGCATTAAAGGCAGATAGTGCAGTAGCAAGACCACACTGGGATGCCGATGTAAAGCCGATGCTCAAAGCATTTGAACATTGGTTTGGCCCCTATCCCTTCTATAAAGACGGTTATAAACTTGTTCAGTCCCCGCATTTAGGAATGGAGCACCAAAGTGCTGTAGCCTATGGGAACGAATTTAAAATGGGATACCGGGGCAACGATCTTTCAGGTTCGGGTTGGGGATTAAAATTCGACTTCATTACTGTCCATGAAAGCGGGCATGAATGGTTTGGTAATAATATCACCTCAAAAGACATTGCCGATATGTGGATTCATGAGAGTTTCACCAATTACTCAGAGGCATTGATGACCGAGTACTTGTACGGAAAAAAAGCTTCAACCGAGTATGTGGTTGGTATCAGAGCCAAAATTCAGAATGATGTACCTATAATAGGCAATTACAATGTAAACAGTGAAGGTTCAGGGGACATGTATTATAAAGGAGCAAATATGCTGCATACCATCCGTCAGCTGATGCAGAACGATGAAAAATTCCGCCAGCTATTAAGAGGCCTGAATAAAACTTTCTATCACCAGACGGTAACCACTGCACAAATTGAAAATTACATGATTAAAGAGAGTGGCTTAAAGCTGTCAAAGATATTTGATCAGTACCTGAGGACAACAAAAGTTCCGGTACTGGATTATTATATCAAAAATGATCAGTTGAATTACCGCTGGACAAATGTTGTTAATGGATTCAGTATGCCTGTTAAAGTATCATTGACTCCCGGTAATTTCAGTTTTATTTATCCAGCTGAACAATGGAAAACAGTGAACGTAAAAGATATTACTGAAGGTAATTTTATAGCAGACCCGAATTTCTACATTTTAGTAAAAAAGAGTAAATAA
- a CDS encoding efflux RND transporter permease subunit has product MKLTEISIKRPSLVIVVFSVLTLLGLLSYFSLSYELLPKFSQNVVSISTVYPGASPSEVENTVTKKIEDAVSSMENIKKLNAVSYESLSVVTITLNDKANVDLSLNEAQRKVNSILKDLPTDVKPPSLNKFSLDDLPVITMSASAKMDDASFYDLIDKRIAPIISRVNGVAQVNLVGGQEREIEVGLDADKIQGYGLSVLQVQQSILTSNLDFPTGSVKTHAQDILIRLSGKYKNVDELRKLVVGTGKDGAQIRLQDIADVRDAQKEVEKLARIDRKGAIAIQIIKQSDANAVEVSKSVHKVIETLQKDYSKNELKIVIANDSSIFTLESADAVIHDLLLAIVLVAFVMLFFLHSIRNALIVMVSIPASLIATFIGISVLGYTLNLMSLLGLSLVVGILVDDAIVVLENIYRHMEMGKNKVRAAYDATSEIGFTVVSITLVIVVVFFPIAVSTGLVSNILRQFCVVVIIATMLSLLASFSIVPLLSSRFGKLEKIEGKNIFGRFILWFEGQLRKFTIWITSILTWSLANKGKTILIVLVMFFGSCGLIPAGYIGTEFFPKSDKGEFLVQIELPKDASIEQTNLVTQKAEAFLVKKPEILQLITTVGQSSGDFGGTQATAYKSEINVKLVERDKREDVSSIYATKVSRELSKVLVGAKVKTVPISILGIAENAPIELVVMGSDLDSAMKYAEGAKAVLAKIKGSAELKLSVENGSPEINVQVDRDKMASLGLTLQTVGATMQTAFSGNTDGKFRRGEYEYDINIRYQTFNRKNIDDVRNLIFVNTAGKQIKLSQFAAITNGSGPSQLERRDKSTSVSVRAQSIGRPTGTIVEEFRKQLEELEKSGKLKKPVGVSYVWAGDAENQGDGFGTLGIALLASIILVYLIMVALYDSFVYPFVVMFSIPLSVIGALLALALTNNALNIFTILGLIMLIGLVAKNAIILVDFTNQMKAEGKTTHEALVLANHARLRPILMTTIAMVIGMMPIALAAGAGAEWKNGLAWVIIGGLLSSLFLTLIVVPVMYQIFDSILDRLGFNKKGVTIEELMVEPYDHKEVHEYDLDHQH; this is encoded by the coding sequence ATGAAATTAACAGAAATATCAATAAAAAGACCTTCGCTTGTCATTGTAGTATTCAGCGTACTGACATTACTGGGTTTATTGAGCTACTTCTCTTTAAGTTATGAGTTGCTGCCCAAGTTCTCACAGAATGTGGTCTCTATCTCTACAGTATATCCTGGTGCTTCACCAAGTGAGGTAGAAAATACAGTCACCAAGAAGATTGAGGATGCGGTATCCTCTATGGAGAACATTAAAAAACTGAATGCGGTTTCTTACGAAAGTTTATCCGTTGTAACTATTACCCTGAATGACAAGGCTAATGTAGATTTATCATTAAATGAGGCTCAGCGTAAAGTAAACTCTATTCTTAAGGATTTACCTACCGATGTAAAACCACCTTCATTAAATAAATTCTCTTTAGATGATTTACCGGTTATCACGATGTCGGCATCTGCTAAAATGGATGATGCATCGTTTTATGACCTCATTGATAAACGTATTGCCCCAATTATATCAAGGGTAAATGGTGTTGCACAGGTTAACCTTGTAGGTGGCCAGGAAAGAGAAATTGAAGTAGGCCTGGATGCAGATAAAATTCAGGGTTACGGCTTATCAGTTTTACAGGTACAACAGTCTATTTTGACTTCAAACCTTGACTTCCCTACCGGTAGTGTAAAAACACATGCACAAGACATTCTGATTCGTTTATCTGGAAAATACAAAAACGTGGATGAACTGCGTAAATTAGTTGTAGGTACCGGAAAGGATGGCGCTCAGATACGCCTGCAGGATATCGCAGATGTCAGAGATGCTCAAAAAGAAGTAGAAAAATTAGCTCGTATTGATCGTAAAGGAGCTATCGCTATACAAATCATTAAACAATCTGATGCAAATGCTGTAGAAGTAAGTAAAAGTGTTCATAAGGTAATTGAAACACTTCAAAAAGACTATTCAAAAAATGAACTGAAAATAGTTATTGCCAACGATAGTTCAATTTTCACACTGGAATCAGCAGACGCAGTTATCCACGATTTATTACTGGCAATTGTTCTGGTAGCCTTTGTGATGCTTTTCTTCTTACACAGTATCAGAAATGCATTGATTGTTATGGTTTCTATTCCAGCTTCACTGATTGCAACATTTATCGGAATAAGCGTACTGGGATATACATTAAACCTGATGTCGCTACTTGGATTATCCCTGGTGGTAGGTATCCTGGTTGATGATGCGATTGTAGTATTAGAAAATATTTACCGTCACATGGAGATGGGCAAAAACAAGGTTCGTGCTGCTTATGATGCAACCAGTGAAATTGGCTTTACCGTTGTATCCATTACATTGGTAATTGTTGTGGTATTCTTCCCGATTGCGGTTAGCACGGGTCTCGTATCCAATATCCTGCGCCAATTCTGTGTTGTGGTAATTATTGCTACAATGCTCTCTCTGCTTGCTTCCTTTTCTATCGTACCTCTTTTATCATCCCGTTTTGGTAAATTAGAAAAAATAGAAGGTAAAAACATATTCGGACGCTTTATTTTATGGTTTGAAGGACAGTTACGTAAATTCACTATCTGGATTACAAGTATCTTAACCTGGTCACTGGCCAATAAAGGAAAAACGATTCTCATTGTACTGGTTATGTTTTTTGGCTCATGCGGATTAATACCTGCAGGATATATCGGAACTGAGTTTTTCCCTAAAAGTGATAAAGGAGAATTCCTTGTACAGATAGAACTTCCTAAGGATGCCTCGATAGAACAAACGAATCTGGTAACTCAAAAAGCAGAAGCATTTTTAGTTAAAAAACCGGAAATTCTTCAATTGATTACTACTGTAGGACAATCAAGCGGTGACTTTGGAGGAACACAGGCTACTGCTTATAAATCTGAGATTAACGTAAAACTGGTTGAACGTGATAAACGTGAAGACGTTTCAAGTATCTATGCAACAAAAGTAAGTCGTGAACTTTCCAAAGTACTGGTCGGTGCCAAAGTAAAAACTGTTCCTATCAGTATCCTGGGTATCGCAGAGAATGCACCTATCGAACTGGTTGTAATGGGTTCTGATTTAGACAGTGCGATGAAATATGCCGAAGGTGCCAAAGCTGTTCTGGCTAAAATCAAAGGTTCTGCAGAGCTTAAGTTGTCAGTTGAGAATGGTAGTCCTGAGATTAATGTACAGGTAGACCGTGATAAGATGGCTTCTCTGGGGCTTACTTTACAAACCGTAGGTGCAACCATGCAGACTGCTTTCAGTGGCAATACAGATGGTAAATTCCGTAGAGGAGAATATGAATATGACATTAATATCCGTTATCAGACCTTTAACCGTAAAAATATTGATGATGTAAGGAACCTGATCTTTGTAAATACTGCTGGTAAACAGATTAAATTATCACAGTTTGCAGCTATCACCAACGGTTCTGGTCCAAGTCAGTTAGAAAGACGCGATAAAAGTACTTCTGTTTCAGTTAGAGCACAGTCTATTGGCCGTCCAACCGGTACAATCGTAGAAGAGTTTAGAAAACAACTGGAAGAACTGGAGAAATCCGGCAAACTAAAAAAACCTGTAGGTGTAAGTTATGTATGGGCAGGTGATGCCGAAAATCAGGGAGATGGTTTTGGGACTTTAGGAATTGCCTTATTAGCCTCAATCATCCTTGTTTATCTGATTATGGTAGCGCTTTACGATAGCTTTGTTTATCCTTTCGTAGTTATGTTCTCCATTCCTTTATCAGTTATCGGAGCCTTGCTTGCACTGGCATTAACCAATAATGCATTAAATATATTCACAATCTTAGGACTGATCATGCTGATCGGTCTGGTAGCAAAGAATGCGATTATCCTGGTCGATTTCACCAATCAGATGAAAGCAGAGGGTAAAACTACTCATGAGGCGCTGGTACTGGCCAACCATGCTCGTTTACGCCCTATTCTGATGACTACTATTGCGATGGTAATTGGTATGATGCCTATTGCACTCGCAGCCGGAGCCGGTGCAGAATGGAAAAATGGTCTGGCCTGGGTAATTATCGGAGGACTTTTAAGTTCACTATTCCTGACGCTGATTGTAGTACCAGTAATGTACCAGATCTTTGACAGTATCCTTGATCGTCTTGGATTTAATAAAAAAGGAGTCACTATTGAAGAATTAATGGTAGAACCTTATGATCATAAAGAAGTACACGAATACGATTTAGACCATCAGCATTAA
- a CDS encoding ArnT family glycosyltransferase, translating into MQKILADQTTKWLYLFIGFAVLLNFTGLFVTVIGPDGALYATIAKGMAQHNNFNDLLVEGKDWLDKPHFPFWITAVFFKIFGINTWAYKLPGVLFVLMAAVYTYKFARELYTERVGLWAALLLLTAQHILICTMDVRAEPFLTGLIIASVYHFYKSLGKKWFWHLVIASVFAACAVMTKGIFALIPIGGAIGGHLLIKKNWKMVFNFRWLLAAVLIFIFILPELYTLYNQFDLHPDKVIFGRQGVSGIRFFFWDSQFGRFFNNGPIKKSSGDPTFFLHTILWAFLPWSLLFYTAVFQFFRQHFRKPVQAEWYCISGSLLTLLIFSLSKFQLPFYITIVFPFFTIICAQYLCNLKLESSVIAIRIMQLIVGGIMMFLIIALHYFFQPDNITVFSAFLLAGAVALFFVVTFYFDNDRYKVFFQVCTIAFFVNLYFNLAYYPRLVKYQADSEAAFWINTHNKQDLPVVRSRIGYAFALDFYLNAPLYFLTDGEQSFLPPKPYLLYADTELIDQYIKQGVKMKRLKTFESYRITKVNGKFLNHTARQGVLSATEVVLIN; encoded by the coding sequence ATGCAGAAAATACTTGCAGATCAGACTACAAAATGGCTTTATCTTTTTATAGGTTTTGCTGTATTGCTAAATTTTACGGGGTTATTTGTGACAGTGATCGGACCTGATGGAGCGTTATATGCAACCATAGCTAAGGGTATGGCACAGCATAATAATTTCAATGACCTGCTGGTAGAAGGAAAAGACTGGCTGGACAAACCGCATTTTCCATTTTGGATAACGGCTGTTTTCTTCAAAATATTTGGGATTAATACCTGGGCTTATAAATTGCCAGGGGTATTGTTTGTCCTGATGGCTGCTGTCTATACTTATAAATTTGCCAGAGAACTCTATACTGAAAGGGTTGGCTTATGGGCTGCTTTATTACTGCTGACAGCACAGCATATACTCATTTGTACAATGGATGTGCGTGCAGAACCTTTTCTGACAGGTCTCATTATTGCCAGTGTTTATCATTTTTATAAGTCTTTGGGCAAAAAATGGTTCTGGCATCTGGTTATCGCTTCTGTATTTGCAGCCTGTGCGGTCATGACCAAAGGTATTTTTGCCTTGATTCCAATCGGTGGGGCAATTGGCGGACATCTGCTGATTAAAAAGAACTGGAAAATGGTGTTTAATTTCAGATGGCTGCTCGCGGCAGTCCTGATCTTTATCTTTATTCTTCCTGAACTTTACACTTTGTATAATCAGTTTGATCTGCATCCTGATAAGGTTATTTTTGGTCGTCAGGGTGTTTCCGGGATCCGGTTCTTTTTCTGGGACAGTCAGTTTGGAAGATTTTTTAACAATGGTCCGATTAAGAAATCAAGTGGTGACCCTACTTTCTTTTTGCACACCATTTTATGGGCATTTTTACCCTGGAGTCTGCTTTTTTACACAGCAGTATTTCAGTTTTTCCGTCAGCATTTCAGAAAGCCGGTACAGGCAGAATGGTATTGTATTTCGGGATCTTTACTAACCTTACTGATATTCTCTTTATCAAAATTCCAGCTTCCGTTTTATATCACTATTGTATTTCCGTTTTTTACGATCATTTGCGCGCAGTACCTGTGCAATCTTAAACTGGAAAGTTCTGTAATAGCAATCCGGATAATGCAGCTTATCGTAGGGGGGATCATGATGTTTCTGATTATCGCCCTGCATTATTTTTTCCAGCCGGATAATATTACTGTATTTTCTGCTTTCCTGTTGGCAGGAGCTGTCGCTTTATTTTTTGTAGTTACGTTTTATTTTGATAATGACCGTTATAAGGTTTTTTTCCAGGTTTGTACCATCGCTTTTTTTGTGAATTTGTATTTTAACCTGGCTTATTATCCGCGGTTAGTCAAATATCAGGCTGACAGTGAAGCTGCATTCTGGATTAATACGCATAATAAGCAGGATCTGCCGGTAGTACGGAGCCGTATCGGCTATGCTTTTGCCCTGGATTTTTATCTCAATGCCCCGCTTTATTTTTTAACAGACGGAGAACAGTCTTTTTTACCTCCAAAACCTTATTTACTGTATGCAGATACGGAACTTATTGATCAGTATATCAAACAGGGAGTTAAGATGAAAAGGCTGAAAACCTTTGAAAGTTACCGGATTACGAAGGTAAACGGCAAGTTTTTGAATCACACTGCACGTCAGGGCGTATTGTCTGCTACTGAAGTAGTGTTGATTAATTGA
- a CDS encoding CocE/NonD family hydrolase gives MKPLYKMFWVAFCCLLTSYSSNAQVTDSAYIRENYTKIERQIPMRDGVKLFTAIYIPKNKNQQYPFLINRTPYTISPYGENKFKTSLGPDPLFLREGFIFVYQDVRGRWMSEGEFVDVRPQIANKKTKKDIDESSDTYDTIDWLIKNIPNNNGKAGIYGISYPGFYSTASLPGAHPGLKAVSPQAPVTDWFHGDDFHHNGAFMLADAFNFYSVFGVPRPHPITPDKGPKSFQFPIKDNYRFFLSVGALKNVKLKYFGDTIKFWNDMMTHGTYDAFWKAMDIRQHLTDVKPAVMVVGGFFDAEDAYGALHTYKAIEKQNPKTKNNLVMGPWFHGGWVRGTGSSFGDIQFGQSTSTWFQQNLEFPFFMQYLKGKKDADLAEATIFLTGSNQWKKFSSWPPQNTEEQTLYFQADGKLSFKAPETDTSFDEYVSDPNNPVPYQQGIQERRTREYMIDDQRFAARRPDVKVFQTDILTEDITLTGPLFAKLSVSTTGTDADYIVKLIDAYPEDEAAPADNPKGIIMGGYQMLVRGEVMRGKFRNSFEKPEAFVPGQVTKVNYSLPDVGHTFKKGHRIMIQVQNSWFPLVDRNPQKFLDIYHAEDSDFQKATHRIYHDKANVSSLTVTVLKP, from the coding sequence ATGAAGCCTTTATACAAAATGTTCTGGGTAGCCTTCTGCTGCCTGTTAACCAGCTATTCTTCAAATGCTCAGGTTACGGATTCGGCCTATATCCGTGAAAACTACACTAAAATTGAAAGACAAATACCTATGCGGGATGGGGTCAAACTTTTCACAGCTATTTACATCCCGAAAAACAAGAACCAGCAATATCCGTTTCTGATTAACCGGACGCCCTATACCATTTCCCCTTATGGCGAAAACAAATTCAAAACCAGTTTAGGACCCGATCCGCTGTTCCTCAGAGAAGGGTTTATTTTTGTCTATCAGGATGTTCGTGGCAGATGGATGAGTGAAGGTGAATTTGTAGACGTTCGTCCTCAGATTGCCAATAAAAAGACTAAAAAAGATATTGACGAAAGTTCTGACACTTATGATACCATTGACTGGTTAATTAAAAATATCCCGAACAACAATGGTAAAGCCGGTATATACGGAATCTCTTATCCAGGATTTTACTCAACTGCATCTTTACCCGGCGCACATCCAGGTCTGAAAGCCGTATCTCCACAGGCACCTGTAACAGACTGGTTTCATGGAGATGACTTTCACCATAACGGAGCTTTTATGCTGGCTGATGCTTTTAACTTTTATTCGGTATTTGGTGTTCCAAGACCACATCCTATTACTCCGGATAAAGGCCCTAAAAGCTTTCAATTTCCTATAAAAGATAATTATCGTTTTTTCTTAAGTGTTGGTGCACTTAAGAATGTTAAACTTAAATATTTCGGTGATACAATTAAATTCTGGAATGACATGATGACTCATGGCACCTATGATGCTTTCTGGAAAGCAATGGATATCCGTCAGCACCTTACAGACGTTAAACCTGCAGTTATGGTTGTAGGTGGTTTCTTTGATGCAGAAGATGCTTATGGCGCCCTGCACACTTATAAAGCAATCGAAAAACAAAATCCTAAAACTAAAAACAACTTAGTGATGGGTCCATGGTTTCATGGAGGATGGGTACGCGGAACAGGGAGTAGTTTTGGTGATATCCAATTTGGTCAGTCAACCAGTACCTGGTTTCAGCAAAATTTAGAATTCCCTTTCTTTATGCAATATCTGAAGGGTAAAAAAGATGCAGATTTAGCAGAAGCTACTATTTTCCTTACCGGTAGTAATCAGTGGAAAAAATTCAGCAGCTGGCCGCCGCAGAATACAGAAGAACAAACCCTGTATTTCCAGGCAGATGGCAAACTAAGTTTTAAAGCTCCTGAAACCGACACCAGCTTTGATGAATATGTGAGTGATCCGAATAATCCGGTTCCTTATCAGCAGGGTATCCAGGAAAGAAGAACAAGAGAATATATGATCGACGATCAGCGTTTTGCTGCCCGCAGACCAGATGTTAAAGTTTTCCAGACAGATATTCTGACTGAAGATATTACGCTGACCGGTCCGTTATTTGCAAAACTATCAGTATCTACTACCGGCACTGATGCAGATTATATTGTTAAATTAATTGATGCTTATCCTGAAGATGAAGCAGCACCTGCCGACAATCCAAAAGGTATTATCATGGGCGGTTACCAGATGCTTGTCCGCGGTGAGGTAATGCGTGGTAAGTTCCGTAACAGCTTTGAAAAACCGGAAGCTTTTGTTCCCGGTCAGGTAACCAAAGTAAACTACAGTCTTCCTGATGTTGGACATACTTTCAAAAAAGGTCACAGGATAATGATTCAGGTACAAAATTCATGGTTCCCGCTGGTGGATAGAAATCCTCAGAAATTTCTTGATATTTATCATGCAGAAGATTCTGATTTCCAGAAAGCTACACACCGTATTTACCATGACAAAGCCAACGTTTCATCTTTAACAGTGACCGTATTAAAACCATAA